The sequence below is a genomic window from Desulfobacterales bacterium.
GGCGACTTGAAGATCCCGGTAGACCGCATCATGTTCCGGGCCGAATCGCTGGCAGGAATAATCTAAATGCGGGATGTAGATCATCATCAGATTGGGCCGATGTTTTTGCAGAATGGAAATGGCGGCTCGCGTGATCCATTTCGAGGATTCAGGCGAGGCGAGCGGTCCCCAATAATTCATCAGGTTGAAAGGCCCCAATTCCTCGGCCAGGGCCTCATACAACCCCACGGGCTTGGAATAACACCACTGAATCATTTTATGTTCCGCATGAATCGGTTTAGGCGTCACTACGAAATCCGCCTGCGCATGAAGGGTGTTTTGCCAGAATAATACGGCGGTTTTAAGGTCCGGCGATTTTGTTTTGATTCGCTCCCATACCGGAGTCGCCTGAAGCAAGGATCGATACTGGTCCCAGAACCCGACTTCCATCCGCTCCCGGTCATAAAGGCCGTTTGCGATCATGCCGTGATGATTTGGGAAAGTTCCGGTGACCAGACTGGCTTGCCCCGGCATGGTGAGGCAGGGAAAAACGGGATTAAGCGTTGCGGTGATGCCGGTCGTCATCAGACGGGAAAACGCGGGCAGTTTTTCAAGATAAGGCAAATATTTCTGAGAAAGACCAACGACATTGAACACAAAGAGATACTTGGACATGAATCACCTCGAGAAATTTTCAGTTTAAAACCGGCTCACGTCATATAGAATTTTCTTGAAACATAGAGCCCTGGTGCGATCAATAGCCAGACCACCAGCGCCTCGTGAAACGGCCGAACCCCGGTGACGAGAATGCCGTCCAGAACAATCAGGGAAACGAGCAGCCATTTCATGGTTTGCTGATAATCTTTCGGTGTCTGCCGAATCAACAGCCGCAGAACCGCAGTAGAAAGGACAAGGATCACCGTCAGCATCGAATAAAGTCCGGCCGGATTGGGAAGTACGCCCATAGCGAACAGAATCTTATAAATGGCAAAGACACTTGCGATGCTAAGGGATGACACAATGACCGCCAGGGGATTTTTTCCGCTTGATTCGCTGCCGCTCAGCACCGTGACGCCGAAAATATAAACACCGGTTAACAGGGGGATCGCCAGGGACGTGCCATTCAAGGGCAGTACGCTGAATCCCAACAGGAGATTGAGGTACCGGCAAAAGCCCATGTTTGCCGGCGCTACCCAAGGAATTTTTTTTACCCCGCCGTCATACGCAACAATGGCCGATGCCAGCAGAACGGCAATCAAAAAACTTGTCCGCCGCGCGGCATAGGCAAACAAAAGGCCGCAGCCCAAGCATGCGATTCCCGTTATCAGGGCCACTTGCAGGGGAACCTGGCCCGAGGGGATGGGCCGATCCGGTCTTTCAATGGCATCGACGCGATAATCAAAAAAATCATTCAGCGCCATACCCGCGAAAAAGAAAAACGAGGTGCTTAACATGAGAAGCGCGAGAACCGGTAAATCTGACCAACCCGCCCCCGCCATCAGAAAGCCTGCGACAATATCGGCATGGGCCGTAAACACCCCCGGCAACCGGACCAGCTCAAGGTAGCTGCAGAACTTTCTATTCATATCCGCAAACGTCTTTAAGATACTGCCGGGATTTCCGGGCGATTTGCGGCGCGCAGTCCTGGTAGGTGTAAAGTTCCACCGTTACGAACCCCCTATAGTCAATTTGCTCGATGGCTTTCAGCACCTGCTTGATGTCGATACCACCTTCGCCGAACATCATATGCCGGTGCTCGCGGCTTGCAGGAATGTCCTCGATATGAAAATGCCCGATGAATTCTTTCAACGCGAGCACCTTTTCGACCGGATTTTCTCCGACACAATACGCATGGCCGATATCAAGATTAAGGCCGATGCGGTCTTTTCCGAAAGCGTTCGCAAACGCGAGAAACTGGTCCGAGGTCTCGATCAGCAGGTTCGGTTCAGGCTCGATCAGCACCCGAATGCCTTTTTCTTCCGCATACGAGACGGCGCGGGAAAGGCCCTCCATGAAAATTTCCGTGGCGATGGCTCGATCCATGCCGTCCAGCGGGCCGCCCGGCTCGGTGGAGATGGTCCGGGCGCCCAATGCAGCCGCAATATCGATGCATTTTAAGGTATGAGCCACCCGAAGCGCCCGGTAGGATTTGTCCGGTTCGATCCAGGACGGGTGCAGAAAATCCTGAATTGCGCACATCATAAAGGCGCTGATGTTGGACACGGCCAGCCCGTTTTCATACAAAAGCGCCCGAATCGATTTCAGCTCGTCCAGCGAGACATCTTCCGGCCACAGGTGTGGCCGGTCGCACATGATCTCGATTCCCGAATAGCCCGCATTGGAAATAAAGCGAATCGTTTCCGATAAGCTGTGTTTTTTAAACGCATTGGAACTAAAGGCGAAATTCATATTCAGTCAGAAATCCTTACCATTAGATACAGTATCTTGCCGCCGGACCTCAGTTCACCTTTTTTAAGGGAATTATATTGGGTTTTTGCTCTGATGCCCGGTGAGACGCGGCATATTCAATCAGCATCTGGAATTGTTTGTGCATATCGTATTGCTCAACCCCTTCCGGCGATTTGAAAAAGCTGGCCAGATGTTTCATCAGTCCGGTCTCATGATTTTCTTTTGCAAAAATGCCGAGCCGGATCAGATCGAGCACCAATGGGGCCGCCAGTGCGGAATCGCATCCCTGCCAAGTGAACTGAAGGCTCATTTTTGTATTTAAAAAACCTTCAAAGTGAATGAAATCCCATGCCGTTTTACGGTCGCCCAAGGACGGGACAAAATCGATAGCGACTTGAGAATGAGGTTTATAGCCGAGAATTTTTGACAACACCTTGTCCTTGCTGGTTACCTTGCAGGACTTGTTTGAGGGGTTGGACAACACCCGTCCATCCATGTTTCCGAGCATGTTGTATCCCTGCCAGCTCATTACTGAGAGGTTCCGGTAGGCAAACATGGGAGCAAGAACGGATTTGACAAGGGTTTCTCCGGTCTTACCGTCATTGCCCATTATCGGAACCTTTCGGTTTTCGGCCAGCTCAATTAAGCCTGGTACCATTGCGCTGGCCGAAGGGGTGAAATTGACATAACTACACCCGGCATCGATGGCGGCATAGGCATAGAGCGTTCCTGCCCGAATAGCCTCAAATTCATTGTTTTCGATAATCTCCGTTAAGCGGGCAAGCGTGATGGTGCTGCTGTCAACCGACAAAAGCGGCTCGGTGGAGGATAGGTTAACAACTGCAATGTGTTCAAGTCCGTGCCGTTGCTGAAAATTTGAGATATCACGTTTCAGGCGTCCGATGGTTTCTCTGATGCTTTCCGATGGTGCTGTAATGTTGGGATCCGCCAGGTCGGAGATTGCCTGGCCGCTGTTCAAGGTTGTGCCGGCGAAGATATTGGCGGAAATCAAATCCAACGCATTTTCGATGTAATCAAGATCCCGTCGGGCGATCGGGCCGATATCGGACAGAATTTGGTGGATGATTCCGGGTGCTATGTTGCCTCGGATATCCCACCCTCCGAAAACGAGATCTTCCGGCGGTGTCAGGTTAAGATGTGAGAACGCATCCAACGCCGTGACCATGCCGGTCGGCTGGCACAACCTCTTTTTGATGGCAAGGGTACCAACCATCAATGTGGTAGACAAGTGGCCACGGGCTCCGATAATCAAAACGCCAATTTTTTTTTTCAAAACAAACTCCTAAATAGTGCTGATTGGGATAGTTGCCTCTTCGGATAATCTGGTCAATCTTAAAGTTGTAAAGATGGTCAATCTTAAAGTTGTAAAGATGGTTAAGAGAATATTCTACGACAACCTTAATCCACGCAACGATTTGTTTGCAAGCAAATGCACCCCAAGTGCATTGCTCGTAGCCGGAGAATTTTAGGGGGATAGGGGGGTAATACACAGTGGGGATGCTGTGTATTACCCTGAAAAGGGAACTGCCAAATCTTAAAAGCAATAACTGTGCCTGCATTCATAAGAAAATGGGCGAAAATCATTCCGGGATATTTAACTATAGTCTCTCTAACAATAAAGAAAATTATAACCAACTGTTATTTTAATAAATAAGTAAGTCTTTGGGACGGTGGTTGGCGCACCCGGCATCCTGTTCAGTTATAGAGCCGGAAATTAAACCGTACTCTCGAAAATAAATATGTGAATAAAAAGTGTCAGTAAATGGGCAAATAATGTCATTTATTATGAGCCGGTTTTAAAAAAAGAGAAGATGGATCATATCATCCACCATGGCACGGCAAGAAGGTGCCCTTTCAGTTTCATTGGTTTTTCAGTCGTGCAGCGGACTTTCACCGAACTTTTTCAAGCACCCCATGCCCGTTCCTTTTCGAGGGTCGGTCTCAGGTGGAATTTCGGGTTTTGGCCGAGAAAATAACACGGATTGTTATAAAAAACGGTTTCGATATGGGACGCTGAATGCCCTCTTTTTCGCATTTCAAAAATAGCATCATGCAAGGTGATCGGGTCCGAAGGGCCCCAGTCACCGGATGCATCCACCATTATTTTTTCAAGGCCGTAGATTTCAATGGTGTCCACCACGCGGGCCGGAGAGTTTTTGGTGACCGGGTAGATCGTCATGGATGCCCAAAAACCGGCGTCCCTAACCATACCGATCGTATGTTCTTCGCAATGGTCAAAGGCCACTTTTTCTGGATCGACCTTTCCATGGCCGGTCAGGTAGTCGAGCATCATCTTGGTGCCTTTTAATTTATCTTGCAGATGTGGCGTATGAATCCAGATAAGCTGGTCCAGTTGAAGGGCCAACTCCACCTGCTCGGCAAAAACGGTCATCTCGTTGCGGGTGTTTTTGTTCAGCCCGATTTCACCGATGCCAAGGGCGGTGGGTTTGCTCAAAAATTCGGGGATAAAGGCGATCACTTCTCTGGCAAGAGAAAGATTTTCCGCCTCTTTCGGGTTCATGCAGATGAAGCAGTAATGTTCAATGCCGTATTGAGCGGCGCGGGTTGGCTCAAAAACGGAGATATGCGTGAAGTAATCGTGAAAGGCCTGCGCGGAGGTCCGGTCGTAACCGGCCCAGAACGATTGCTCGCAGCAAGCCACGGTATGCATTCTGGCCATCCGCTCGTAATCCTGCGTGGTTCGAGCGATCATGTGAATATGGGGTTCAATGACTTTCATATTATCCCTCTTTCCAAAAGGTTAATGCCAGTCTAATCTCGGCATGGCTCAGTGACCAATGGCGCGTGAGGTCCGCTGAACCGATTGGTTAACTGAGAATGTTTTTTGTCTGCGTTTCCCTGCGCTTGAATTGGCAAGGGAAAGGCAGACCCGCCTTAATTCATTAAGTTAGCCCGTTGAGATACCAACATCGGGCCACAATTTTTTCTCACACCTGGTCCGAAAAAAGCTTAAGGAACTGCTCTGACCGGTTTCTGGTACCGTGTTTGAGAATTTCGCATGCAGCGATCAGTTGTTCAATTCTAGGGTCTGCCATGGCGGCGGGTCCGCCTTGCGCCCTTTCGATTCGATCTAATATTGCCGCTGTTTCGAGTAGATGGGATCTGGCATTTAGAAAGTACATATCAAGAAGCTTTGATGCCGTGTGTGGGGAACCGAGTTCTGATATTGTTGAATTCGTCGTCATGTGCTCCCTCCATTTTTCATAACGCGGTTGTTTTTCGCTGATGTAGAATTGCTCTTATAGGTACCCTGACTCTGTTGTTACCATTCTTTCCAAATATACGATAATCCGCCGAAAGGCAAATATTGAGCGCGCAACGATCGCGCAACAAGAAGCACTCGTGACTTGATTCATATCGCCTCCCAAATTGAAATATTATCACCCACATTACATTGGGAAAAAAAGTAAATAAAAAGCTATGGAATAAAGTTCATAATAATGATTAACGGAGATGGAAGTTTTTTATAAAATCAAATAATATAAATAAGTTATTATTTTTTTAGTTGGAGGAGAATGTGGCACTAAAATTGCTAATAGCCAAAGTATCATTCAGGAATATATCGGTTTATTGGCAAAAATAACAAACCGATAGCGGGACGGAAAAAGTTCAAAAAGATGCAAAACTTGGCTTTGAACGATAAGGGGTTTTGATTGGGGGTGATAAAGAAAAACCGGGGATGAATGTATCGATATGGTTCTATCAGTTTGACTTAGACAAGGGGGTCTATGTTTTTTGGCCGAGCAACAGGGGTATAAAAGAAAGGGGAACTGCATATGAAAATTAAAAAAGTTTTTTTAGCAATCACAGTGGTCATGCTGTGCCTCGGTATGACGCTTCCTGCCATGGGAGTTGTCACCAACTTTAGCCAGGATGTGAATACGGCAATTGACCGGGGGCTGGCCTGGCTGGAACCCTACTTTATAGCGCCGCAACCAGGTGGCGGCTTCTCATCAGAAGGAACGAGTGCCGTCGGGCTGGTCTGTTTGGCGCTTCTTGAAAAGCGAGTAAGCAATGACCAAAATGCTGAGGCACAGGGATACGCGAATGCAAATGCGGCGGATAAGGTCCGGATTGACAATCTCATTCAATACATCATAACCAACCATACGAATGTCGGGTTTTATGCTTATCGTGATGGTGGCAACATGATGGCCCTGTCAGTTTTTTTACGCACAGGAGGGGGCCTCACAGGAGAAGCAGGAAAGCCGTCCCAGGCCGCTGCACTGAACAGCCTAAATATTATATTTGACAGAGTGAAAGTTGTACAAAATGCTGCGGGTTACTGGTATTATTATGGTATTGGCGGCAATGATTCATCGACAACGCAGCTTATTGTTGCAGGGCTTGCAGCGGTGCGGGCGGTCTATAGCGATCCCCTGTTTGCGGATGCAGGGCGCCTTGCCGAATTGAACGCGCTGACCGCAAAATCAAGAACGGCTTATATTACCAATGCACTGCCGGGAAGTTCCTTAGGCGGCCCGCTTACCCCTGACGAACTTGGGCACTCATATAATTCGGGCGGATATTCTACACCACAACAGACCGCATCCGGACTCTGGATTCAACTGGTCGGAGGCGCGGATCTCAATGACCCCACAGTTCAGTCTTATTTGCGTTGGTTGTATAATCGCTATAATTATCAAACAACTGCAGCCTACAGCCCCTGGGGGTCGCATTCTTATTATTATTTCCTGTGGTCTTCATCAAAGGCCTATACTTTTTTGGAAACCTCGGGTGTGGTGCCCAACTCTCCAAGCAGCCTCACGCCTGCCAGCATGGGCACTTTGCCTGCGGGTGATTACCCCGCCTATGCCCCCAGATTGGTTCATCTTGATCCGGCGACTGTTCCGCGGCCCGCTGTTTTTGGTGCAGGGGGGGCAGGCTATTATGCCGATCCGAACGAACAACCCCGCTGGTATTTTGATTATGCCTATTCGCTTATCGCTAGCCAGAATGCTGCTGGGCAATTGTACCTCGGACAAACGTACTGGAATAATTACAGTGCGCAAGCGTATGCCCTGCTTGTATTGCAGCGCTCCGTCGGCGGCGGGTGTCTGGACTCTGATGGGGACACGGTCTGTGATGCCGACGACAATTGTGTACAGGTAGTAAATCCCAATCAGGAAGATGCGGATGCCGATGGCGTAGGCGATGCCTGCGACAACTGTCCTGATGTTGCCAATCCGGATCAGTTGGACTCCGACGGAAATGGCGTAGGCGACGCGTGTGAATTGATTCAAGCGATCTGCGATGTGGATGGTGACGGTGATATCGATCGTGAGGATACGAATGCGATTATGAGGATGCGAAACCAGCCGGCGAGCGGTCCGGGTGATCCGATGGATGCGGACGGCGACGGTATCATCACCCTTAAAGACGTCAAGCTCTGTATCCGCCTGTACACCAACTAAAACCGCTTAACCACGGCCGCAAATCGATTTCGCTCAGCATGACGGGATTAATTTGCGGCCGTGCAAAGATAAGCAATAACGCAACAAACGGAATCAGGAGGTATAAAATCATATGAAAAAACTAAGCATGGTATTATTAACGTTGTTTTTAGTCATCGGGTTATCCGGCACGGGTAATGCGGCACTGATGGGGGATTTGTTGAACGGCACTTCAATCACGGTCGGGGATAAGCTTTTTGATAATTGGGCCATCGAGGTGCTGATTGATGACGCTGGTACTTTCGATCCGACGGGCATTGAAGTTATCGGGATTAATGATAACCCCTTAAACCCGGGGCTTAGCTTTCTATCAAACGGTGCTTTTTATGTAGAAGATGGCGATTGGCTTGATATTGAAATCAGCTTTAAGGTGACCGTCCTGAATCCCTCTCTTTTTATTAACGGCGTTACTCTCGATTTTTCGGGTATTATGACGATATTGGGTGATGCGACTTGGGGCTCTCTGGCAATCGGGGAAGATATAGCCACTGATGCATCATTACTGAGCCCCTTTGGTGGTGATGTGACATCCTTTGATCCATGGGTTGAATGGGATCCAGGGCTAGGGATTCAAGATTATCCAGATTCAGCGAATTTTAATCCGCTATCGGAAATTTGGGTACGGAAAGATATTTTTCTGATCAGTTATGAGGGCGGTACGGTTGACCTAATCGATTTTACGCAGCATTTCTCACAAACTCCGGTTCCCGAGCCGTCCACCATGTTGTTGCTGGGTTTCGGTTTGGTGGCGCTGGGAGGATATGTGAGAAGAAAAAGACAATAAATTCTTTTTGCAGCCAATTGCTACGATTTCAGAAGGGATGTGGTTGAAAATCCGCATCCCCTCTGGTTTTTTTAAGCAACGAATTAAGGACCGCGATTTTCAGCCATGACAAGCCACCAGCCTGCCCGACGCCGCCTATTAATTCAGATCTTGATGCTTTTAAGCGCCATTTCGCTTTTTTGTTTGCCGGCGCACAGGGGAAGCGCGAGTGCCTCCTCGCTTGGTATCGAAGTGAAAGGGGCTCTTATCGATATTTAGGCGGACCATATGCCGGTGATAGAAATCCTCAAATCCCTCTCCGACAAGATGGGCCTTCAGGCGGCGGATCATGATTTCGCTACTTGAATCACAGTCTTTCCCAGGCCGGAGCACCGCATCTTTCGGCAAAGGAGCTTAAAGCCACTTTAGTCGATCATGCCGCCGGAAATCTCAGCCTGCTTAATGCCATGGCCGCGCAACTGCGGGTCGTTGCGGCTTAAAAAAGAGCTGTCTGTTCTGGGCGGAAAATTGTTTTTAGAGGTCTTTTCGAGGCAGCCATCCAAATGAACTTTGATTTTAAAGAACTCAAATCGAAAATCGCTATCGATCAAGTCCTTCGGGCTTACGGGCTTAATCGATCCATTCGGCGAACGCGGCGGCGATGGTGTCGGCATAGAGCATGCCTTTCGGCGTCAGGGCGCAGGTTTGGTTTGTGATGGAGAGATAGCCTTCGATCGACATTTTTTCAAGAACGGTGCGGAATTGGTCGGCGAACCGGACATTAAACCGGCGGTTGAATTCTTCCATCTGCACGCCATCCGATTGTCGCAATCCCAGATATATCGTCTCGATCATGAGTTGCTCGCCGGAAAGCGTCTCGGCCTCAAATGCCGGCGGCTGACCGCTGTTAAGGCGCTCGATATAGCCGGTTACATGTTTGAGATTCCATTTGCGTTGCGGTGGTAAGAAGGAATGCGCGGCAGGTCCGAAACCGAGATATGGCGCATGAAGCCAGTATTTTTGATTGTGCCAGGAACGGCGGGTTTTTCCTTTGGCGAAATTGGATATTTCATAATGTTCATAGCCGGCCGTGCTCAGCGTCCGGTGCGTGACACTAAACAGTTTAGCGGCAAGGTCTTCGGATAGGGGATGAACCCTGCCGTCGCAACGGTATTGGTCCAGCGGTGTTCCCGGCTCAAAGGTCAGCAGATAGCAGGAGAGGTGGGCCGGTTCAAAGGCCAGGGCGCCGGCGATTTCATCTTGCCATTCTGTTTCGGATTGCCCGGGCAGCCCGAAGATCAGATCCAACCCGATGTTGTCAAACCCGGCGGATATGGCCCTTTTAATGGCGAGCCGGCCTTCGTCGGCCGAATGCACGCGGCCCAGAAATCGAAGGTTGTCCTCGCAAAACGATTGAACGCCGATATTTAGCCGGTTGACGCCGGCATCCCGGTACATTCGAAAATGGTCGTGCGTGAGGGTGCCCGGGTTGACTTCGATGGTTATTTCAGCTTCGGGTTGAAGGGGGAGCGTCTCTTGCACCGCTTCGATGAGTGACGCGATGGCCGCCGGCGGCAAAACGGATGGCGTGCCGCCGCCGAAATAAAGAGTGTCAAATAAAAGTGAATGGTTATTGGCCAGTTTGATTTCCCGAATCAGGGCGGAAACAAAGCGTTCCATGTCATGCCGGTCCGTGATGGAGTAAAAATCACAGTACCGGCATTTTTGAATGCAAAAGGGAATGTGAATATATATGCCTGCCAGGGGGGGGGGAGTGCCCATTTTTATTTATAGCCCTCGAGGATTTTTCGGCTTCGCTTTACTGCGCATAAATCCCCGCACATGGTGCATACTTCCCGGTCAATCGGTTGGGATGATTCCCGGTAGGCGCTTGCCTTTTCGGGGTCCATTGCCAGCGAGAGCATTTTTTCCCAGTCGAGATTCTTTCGGGCCTCGCTCATTTGAATATCCCAATCCATGGCGCCGGGAATGCCTTTGGCGATATCCGCTGCGTGGGCGGCGATTCGGGTGGCGACAATGCCTTCCTTGATGTCGTTTAAATCCGGCAGACGCAGGTGTTCCGCAGGGGTTACGTAACAGAGAAAATCCGCGCCGGCCGATGCCGCCAGTGCGCCGCCGATGGCCGAGGTGATGTGATCGTATCCGGGCGCCACATCCGTGACCACGGGGCCCAACACATAAAATGGTGCGCCGTGGCAGAGCTTTTTTTCGATCTGCATGTTGGTCACCACTTCATTTAGCGGCACATGACCCGGGCCCTCGATCATGACCTGCACATCCCGTTCCCATGCCTGCAGGGTCAGCTCTCCCAGAAATATAAGCTCCTGAATTTGCGGCGCGTCCGTTGCGTCTTTGAGGCAGCCCGGGCGAAGACCATCGCCCAGACTCAGGGTAATGTCGTATTCCCGGCAGATCTCAAGCAGCCGGTCAAAATGTTCATAAAAGGGGTTTTCCCGTTGGTTTTCTTCCATCCATTCGAGCAGCACGGACCCGCCTCGGCTGACAATATGGGTCAGACGGGGGTTTTTCCGAATTCGTTCCACCGCTATTCGGTTGAGTCCCGCATGAATGGTCATAAAGTCCACACCGTCCTGGGCATGCGCCGTCACCACATTGAAAAAATCATCCACCGTTATGTCTTTGACAGTTTTCCCGTAACGGGCTACCGCGTCATAGACCGGCACCGTGCCGATCATGACCGGGCAGAGCTCAACCACCTTTCTTCGAAACGCCCGGGTATCGCCGAAGGTGCTTAAATCCATGATGGCGTCGGCCTTCATGTCGATGGATGCCTGAACTTTTCTTAGTTCCAGATCAATATGGCAACAGTCTTCGGAAACGCCGAGGTTGACATTGATCTTAGTGGTCAGCCCCAACCCGATACCGCCGCCGATAAGCGAGGCATGGTTTTTATTGGCTGGAATCGCGATCTTGCCGCTCGCCACCCGTTCCAGCAGGTCGGTTTCCGTGATTTTTTCTTTTGCCAGGACATCCTTCATCTGAGGGGTAAGAATGCCCTTCCTGGCGGCATCCATTTGGGTGGTGTATGTCATGATGGTTTTTCTCCTTGATTGTGGACTTATTCCAAATCCGTCCGAATTACGATTGGTTGCGAGTGCATCAATTTCATTTCGCGTTTCTTGGCGCGGGGGTGGTCTTTGGCGATAACATCAGTCCTCGGACATCGCCGAGATGAGCCCTTTTACCTTGCCGCTGATATCCGCCGCGCCGACGATGTCCGTCACCAGGCAGACTGTCCGGGCGCCCCGGCGGCGAACCTCGCGTATGTTCGTTTCTTTTATGCCGCCAATCGCCACAAAGGGCATGGGCACATGGGTGACGACCCATTCCAGATACTCAAGGCCCACCGGCGCACATACATTGTCCTTGGTATGGGTTTCATATATCGGCCCGACTCCGATATAGTCCGCGCCATCGGCTAAGGCAGCCCGTGCTTGCACCGGAGAGTGGGTGGACAGCCCGATCACCTTATCGCCCACCAGTTTTCGGACCTCGGCCACGGGCAGGTCATCTTGACCCACATGCACGCCGTCGGCATCCACCAGCATGGCGATATCGATAAAATCGTTGACGATAAACATGACCCCATGATCCCGCGTTATTTCGCGGAGCCGGCGGCATTCCTCGTAAATCGTCCGAATGCTTTTATCGGCATGCTTTTCCCGATATTGAAGTACCGATACGCCGCCTCGAATCATCTCCAGGGCGACCGCCAC
It includes:
- a CDS encoding UbiA family prenyltransferase, which gives rise to MNRKFCSYLELVRLPGVFTAHADIVAGFLMAGAGWSDLPVLALLMLSTSFFFFAGMALNDFFDYRVDAIERPDRPIPSGQVPLQVALITGIACLGCGLLFAYAARRTSFLIAVLLASAIVAYDGGVKKIPWVAPANMGFCRYLNLLLGFSVLPLNGTSLAIPLLTGVYIFGVTVLSGSESSGKNPLAVIVSSLSIASVFAIYKILFAMGVLPNPAGLYSMLTVILVLSTAVLRLLIRQTPKDYQQTMKWLLVSLIVLDGILVTGVRPFHEALVVWLLIAPGLYVSRKFYMT
- a CDS encoding sugar phosphate isomerase/epimerase family protein, translated to MNFAFSSNAFKKHSLSETIRFISNAGYSGIEIMCDRPHLWPEDVSLDELKSIRALLYENGLAVSNISAFMMCAIQDFLHPSWIEPDKSYRALRVAHTLKCIDIAAALGARTISTEPGGPLDGMDRAIATEIFMEGLSRAVSYAEEKGIRVLIEPEPNLLIETSDQFLAFANAFGKDRIGLNLDIGHAYCVGENPVEKVLALKEFIGHFHIEDIPASREHRHMMFGEGGIDIKQVLKAIEQIDYRGFVTVELYTYQDCAPQIARKSRQYLKDVCGYE
- a CDS encoding inositol-3-phosphate synthase, whose translation is MKKKIGVLIIGARGHLSTTLMVGTLAIKKRLCQPTGMVTALDAFSHLNLTPPEDLVFGGWDIRGNIAPGIIHQILSDIGPIARRDLDYIENALDLISANIFAGTTLNSGQAISDLADPNITAPSESIRETIGRLKRDISNFQQRHGLEHIAVVNLSSTEPLLSVDSSTITLARLTEIIENNEFEAIRAGTLYAYAAIDAGCSYVNFTPSASAMVPGLIELAENRKVPIMGNDGKTGETLVKSVLAPMFAYRNLSVMSWQGYNMLGNMDGRVLSNPSNKSCKVTSKDKVLSKILGYKPHSQVAIDFVPSLGDRKTAWDFIHFEGFLNTKMSLQFTWQGCDSALAAPLVLDLIRLGIFAKENHETGLMKHLASFFKSPEGVEQYDMHKQFQMLIEYAASHRASEQKPNIIPLKKVN
- a CDS encoding TatD family hydrolase — translated: MKVIEPHIHMIARTTQDYERMARMHTVACCEQSFWAGYDRTSAQAFHDYFTHISVFEPTRAAQYGIEHYCFICMNPKEAENLSLAREVIAFIPEFLSKPTALGIGEIGLNKNTRNEMTVFAEQVELALQLDQLIWIHTPHLQDKLKGTKMMLDYLTGHGKVDPEKVAFDHCEEHTIGMVRDAGFWASMTIYPVTKNSPARVVDTIEIYGLEKIMVDASGDWGPSDPITLHDAIFEMRKRGHSASHIETVFYNNPCYFLGQNPKFHLRPTLEKERAWGA
- a CDS encoding PEP-CTERM sorting domain-containing protein, encoding MKKLSMVLLTLFLVIGLSGTGNAALMGDLLNGTSITVGDKLFDNWAIEVLIDDAGTFDPTGIEVIGINDNPLNPGLSFLSNGAFYVEDGDWLDIEISFKVTVLNPSLFINGVTLDFSGIMTILGDATWGSLAIGEDIATDASLLSPFGGDVTSFDPWVEWDPGLGIQDYPDSANFNPLSEIWVRKDIFLISYEGGTVDLIDFTQHFSQTPVPEPSTMLLLGFGLVALGGYVRRKRQ
- the hemW gene encoding radical SAM family heme chaperone HemW translates to MGTPPPLAGIYIHIPFCIQKCRYCDFYSITDRHDMERFVSALIREIKLANNHSLLFDTLYFGGGTPSVLPPAAIASLIEAVQETLPLQPEAEITIEVNPGTLTHDHFRMYRDAGVNRLNIGVQSFCEDNLRFLGRVHSADEGRLAIKRAISAGFDNIGLDLIFGLPGQSETEWQDEIAGALAFEPAHLSCYLLTFEPGTPLDQYRCDGRVHPLSEDLAAKLFSVTHRTLSTAGYEHYEISNFAKGKTRRSWHNQKYWLHAPYLGFGPAAHSFLPPQRKWNLKHVTGYIERLNSGQPPAFEAETLSGEQLMIETIYLGLRQSDGVQMEEFNRRFNVRFADQFRTVLEKMSIEGYLSITNQTCALTPKGMLYADTIAAAFAEWID
- the thiC gene encoding phosphomethylpyrimidine synthase ThiC, with protein sequence MTYTTQMDAARKGILTPQMKDVLAKEKITETDLLERVASGKIAIPANKNHASLIGGGIGLGLTTKINVNLGVSEDCCHIDLELRKVQASIDMKADAIMDLSTFGDTRAFRRKVVELCPVMIGTVPVYDAVARYGKTVKDITVDDFFNVVTAHAQDGVDFMTIHAGLNRIAVERIRKNPRLTHIVSRGGSVLLEWMEENQRENPFYEHFDRLLEICREYDITLSLGDGLRPGCLKDATDAPQIQELIFLGELTLQAWERDVQVMIEGPGHVPLNEVVTNMQIEKKLCHGAPFYVLGPVVTDVAPGYDHITSAIGGALAASAGADFLCYVTPAEHLRLPDLNDIKEGIVATRIAAHAADIAKGIPGAMDWDIQMSEARKNLDWEKMLSLAMDPEKASAYRESSQPIDREVCTMCGDLCAVKRSRKILEGYK
- the thiE gene encoding thiamine phosphate synthase, translated to MPTPLPTGIYGITAEKFSNGRSNVAVALEMIRGGVSVLQYREKHADKSIRTIYEECRRLREITRDHGVMFIVNDFIDIAMLVDADGVHVGQDDLPVAEVRKLVGDKVIGLSTHSPVQARAALADGADYIGVGPIYETHTKDNVCAPVGLEYLEWVVTHVPMPFVAIGGIKETNIREVRRRGARTVCLVTDIVGAADISGKVKGLISAMSED